The candidate division WOR-3 bacterium sequence CAATCTGCCTACAGGTTTTACCGCGCTCTCTGCTGCCATTGTTTTAGGTATTATGATTCTTCCTACAATCACCAGCATTGTTGAAGATGCGTTGACGGCAATTCCGAAAGAATATAGAGAAGCCGCGCTCGCCTTGGGCGCGACCAAGTGGGAAACGATGACAAAAATCGTTCTCCCAGCAGCATCAAGCGGTATCACAACCGGTATTATTTTAGGTTTGGGCAGGGCAATCGGTGAGACAATGGCAGTCCTTATGGTCGCGGGTGGTTCTGCAAACATTGCTTTTTCTCTGCTAAAACCGGTGCGAACAATGACTGCAACGATTGCTGCAGAGATGGCAGAAACAGTCGTGGGAAGCGAACATTATTATGCACTTTTTGGTATTGCGATTGTGTTATTTGTACTGACAATGATATTTAATATTATCGCTGAACAAATTTCTCATCGTTTTCACAAAAAATTTACAGCGGTGAGATGAACATGGGTAACAATACTCTTGAAATGTCAAATATAATGAACTATCCTGTAGAAAATCAGATAATTAAGAAAAACTCATCAAAAGATAGGAGAAAAAGGGTTCAAAAGATTGGAATTTCAGTTTTGTTTTTCTCACTAATAATAAGTGCAGTGTTTTTGTTTGTTATTGTTGTTTTTATCAGCCTTCAGGGTGTCAAGGTCTTGAGTCTTGAATTTATAACCAGTATGCCTAAGAAATCAATGACTGCAGGTGGTATCCTGCCGGCAATCTTAGGAACATTCTACCTTGCCCTTGGTTCGGTGCTTTTTGCTTTACCATTAGGTGTTTTATCAGGGATATATTTAAATGAGTATGCTCAAGATAATGTAATTTTGAGAATTCTAAAAACAGGCATAAATAATCTTGCGGGAGTTCCTTCTATTGTCTTTGGCTTATTCGGACTTGCAGTATTCGTAAAATTCTTTGGCTTTGGTGTTTCTATACTTTCTGGTTCATTGACATTGGGTATAATGATTTTGCCTGTAATCATTAGTACAACGGTTGAAGCACTGAAGACAGTTCCTGATTCATTCCGTGAGGCAGCGTATGGTATTGGTGCGACAAAATGGCAGACCATAAAAGGAATTGTTTTGCCTGCAGCTTTACCAGGCATATTAACTGGTGTAGTCCTTGCAATAGGGCGTGCTGCTGGAGAAACTGCACCGATACTATTTACTGCCGCAACCTTTTTCAGCAAAAAATTGCCCGGTTCAATTTTATCACCGGTTCAGGCATTGCCTTATCATATCTATGCCTTGATGACCGAGGGAACATATCCGGATAAGCAGGTGCCAATTGCCTATGGTTCAGCCTTGGTTCTTTTGATACTTGTTTTAGGAATGAACCTTGTTGCAATAATTATAAGAATAAGACAGAGAAAGAAGAGGTTATGGTAGAGATTACAGCGGTAAATAAAGAAACAAAAATAGATACTGCCCAATGCAAGATGACGAAATCAAGTATTATCATTAAAAACTTAAATGTATTTTTTGTAGAAAATCATGCCCTGAAAAACATTAATCTCGAAATATACTGCAATAATATAACGGCAATCATTGGTCCGTCGGGTTGCGGTAAGAGTACGCTTATTCGCTGTTTAAATCGTATGAATGATATAATCCCATCAGCAAAAGTAGAGGGAGAGATTTGGATTGATGGTGAAAATATTTATGATCCACTATATGATGTATATGATTTGAGAAAAAAAGTCGGTATGGTCTTTCAAAAACCCAATCCATTTCCTAAAAGTATTTTTGAAAATTTGGCATTTGGTTTAAGGATTCACGGGATTACAGACAAGAGAGAAATTGAAGAAAGGGTAGTAAATGCGCTGAAAGCAGCGGCATTATGGGATGAGGTTGCAGACCGTCTGCATGATTCGGCATTTTCCCTTTCCGGTGGACAACAGCAGAGACTTTGCATTGCGCGCACCCTTGCGATTGAACCTGAAATAATACTATTTGATGAACCCTGCTCTGCCCTTGATCCCATATCAACCGCGAAGATAGAGGAATTGATGATAAATCTGAAAGAAAAATATACAATCGTTATTGTAACCCACAATATGCAGCAGGCGGCAAGGGTCTCGGATTGGACTGCATTTTTATATCTTGGTGAGTTGATTGAATACAATCAGACATCAAAGTTGTTTACCAATCCCAAAGACCCCAAGACCGAGGCGTATATAACCGGTCGTTTTGGATAAGGGCGGGCTGATTGATATGTTGAAAGGGAAGATAGAAAAACTCAAGACAAATATAATAAGATTTGCGGGTCTCGTAGATAATATGCTGCGGGATACTGAAAAATGTGCATATAACCGCGACCATGTGATTGCCAATAACATAATTACTAATCTTGAGCAACTATCAAATCGCATTGAAGTAGAAAATGAAACATTGTTTATTGAATTCCTTGCCCTTTTTCAGCCCGAGGCAACTGATTTAAGGACGGTCGTTTCATTATTAAAGATTAATAATAATTTAGAAAGGATTGCTGACCATTGTGTTAATATTGCCCAGCGCATTTCAGTATATACTTCAATAAACAGTTTTAAGAATTTGAAAAATATGTTCGGCATTGTTCAAAAAATGTTTAAAGATACTTTTAGTGCATTTACAAGCAATGATACAAGTATTTTAACAGCAGTTATTAATCAGGATAAATTTGTTGATAAAGAACTCAAGGAATTAACGGATGAGGTCATTAATAAAATGGATACTTATCATTCGAAGTGCAGTAACGCAATCTCGGCATTATTAATTGGCCGAGACCTCGAGCGGATAGCAGATTTAACGACCAATATTTGCGAGGATATAATTTATATGACGGAGGGTGAGATCGTAAAACACAAAGATTCTTTTTATTTCGCACATTGAGCTAAACAGAATTTCGAGTTTTTGCACTTTGACAAATTTTCTCCTGTATTGACAATCCCGGATAAATTCGTATTATAACCTATGTTTAAGGTCTTATTCAAAGACTACCAGACAAAAGCCCGCATTGGTTTATTAAAAACGAAACATTTTGAGGTTAAAACACCAAATTTCATGCCCGTGGCGACCCAGGGCAGTGTAAAAATGATTTCTCCTGAGGAATTAAAAAAAATCGGTGTAGAGATCATTGTGTGTAATACCTACCACTTAATGCAGCGACCAGGAACCCAACTCATAAAAAAAATTGGAGGAATCCATAAATTTATGAGCTGGGACCGGGCGATCTTAACCGATTCAGGGGGATTCCAAGCATATTCATTGAGTGAATTGAGGAGTGTGGATGATGAGGGTTTGACATTCCTTTCGCACATTGATGGGAGCCGTATTCGTTTGACTCCGGAAAAGGCGGTTGAAGTTCAACGGGATTTAGGTACAGATATTGCCATGTGCCTTGATTTTTTCACATCATATCCTTCAGAATTCATTGAAGCGCGGATTGCGGTGGAAAGGACAGTCAATTGGGCAAAGCGGAGTTTAGCGGTAAAGAGGAAGCCGGCCCTTTTTGCAATCATTCAGGGTGCTACATTTAAGGGATTGCGGCAGGAATGTGCTCAACGGCTGGTAGAATTGAAATTTGCTGGCTACGGTATTGGGGGATTGATGATTGGGGAACCAGCGCAACTGACGATGGAGATGGTAAAGGCGGTGAATGAAATAATACCGGAAAACCGGATTAGATATTTGATGGGTTGTGGTTATCCTGAGGATATCTTGGAGGCGGTGAGCTTGGGAGTCGACCTTTTTGACTGTGTTTTACCAACCCGCAATGGTCGGACCGGTATGGCGTTTACTTCCGAAGGGAAGATAATCATCAAAAGCAGCAGGTATGCGGCGGATGAGGCACCGCTTGATAGAAATTGCCGTTGTTATACTTGTAAAAATTTCAGTCGGGCGTATCTCCGCCATCTTTTTAATGTGGGCGAGGGATTGGCTGGTCGATTGGTGAGCTACCATAATATTGCCTTTTATATCCGGTTAATGCAAGATATTAGATATCATATTCAAAAAGGTGATTATGATAAATTTTTACTTAAAGCGAAGGCTTCTTTTAATTTTCGCACAGACGCAATTGACTAAGTCCTCTCCACTGCTATAAAAGGTTTGTCAATAATTAAATTCTTACTTTACATCCCCCTTTCTTCAGATTATAATTTCCTGGTCCGAATCATACCTAACGGTTAAACCAGACTGCTATACGGTCAT is a genomic window containing:
- the pstC gene encoding phosphate ABC transporter permease subunit PstC; its protein translation is MLLNRRMTEGTIKIVLFIIALSALVFLAGIVIVLISQGTPILKFVSLKDFLFGMEWYPTHEEPEFGILPMIYGSLIVTFGALILATPLGIMCALYIAEVAPKWLKETLKPIIELLAGVPSVIYGLFGALFIAPIIQRFFNLPTGFTALSAAIVLGIMILPTITSIVEDALTAIPKEYREAALALGATKWETMTKIVLPAASSGITTGIILGLGRAIGETMAVLMVAGGSANIAFSLLKPVRTMTATIAAEMAETVVGSEHYYALFGIAIVLFVLTMIFNIIAEQISHRFHKKFTAVR
- the pstA gene encoding phosphate ABC transporter permease PstA is translated as MSNIMNYPVENQIIKKNSSKDRRKRVQKIGISVLFFSLIISAVFLFVIVVFISLQGVKVLSLEFITSMPKKSMTAGGILPAILGTFYLALGSVLFALPLGVLSGIYLNEYAQDNVILRILKTGINNLAGVPSIVFGLFGLAVFVKFFGFGVSILSGSLTLGIMILPVIISTTVEALKTVPDSFREAAYGIGATKWQTIKGIVLPAALPGILTGVVLAIGRAAGETAPILFTAATFFSKKLPGSILSPVQALPYHIYALMTEGTYPDKQVPIAYGSALVLLILVLGMNLVAIIIRIRQRKKRLW
- the pstB gene encoding phosphate ABC transporter ATP-binding protein PstB, translated to MTKSSIIIKNLNVFFVENHALKNINLEIYCNNITAIIGPSGCGKSTLIRCLNRMNDIIPSAKVEGEIWIDGENIYDPLYDVYDLRKKVGMVFQKPNPFPKSIFENLAFGLRIHGITDKREIEERVVNALKAAALWDEVADRLHDSAFSLSGGQQQRLCIARTLAIEPEIILFDEPCSALDPISTAKIEELMINLKEKYTIVIVTHNMQQAARVSDWTAFLYLGELIEYNQTSKLFTNPKDPKTEAYITGRFG
- the phoU gene encoding phosphate signaling complex protein PhoU — encoded protein: MDKGGLIDMLKGKIEKLKTNIIRFAGLVDNMLRDTEKCAYNRDHVIANNIITNLEQLSNRIEVENETLFIEFLALFQPEATDLRTVVSLLKINNNLERIADHCVNIAQRISVYTSINSFKNLKNMFGIVQKMFKDTFSAFTSNDTSILTAVINQDKFVDKELKELTDEVINKMDTYHSKCSNAISALLIGRDLERIADLTTNICEDIIYMTEGEIVKHKDSFYFAH
- the tgt gene encoding tRNA guanosine(34) transglycosylase Tgt; amino-acid sequence: MFKVLFKDYQTKARIGLLKTKHFEVKTPNFMPVATQGSVKMISPEELKKIGVEIIVCNTYHLMQRPGTQLIKKIGGIHKFMSWDRAILTDSGGFQAYSLSELRSVDDEGLTFLSHIDGSRIRLTPEKAVEVQRDLGTDIAMCLDFFTSYPSEFIEARIAVERTVNWAKRSLAVKRKPALFAIIQGATFKGLRQECAQRLVELKFAGYGIGGLMIGEPAQLTMEMVKAVNEIIPENRIRYLMGCGYPEDILEAVSLGVDLFDCVLPTRNGRTGMAFTSEGKIIIKSSRYAADEAPLDRNCRCYTCKNFSRAYLRHLFNVGEGLAGRLVSYHNIAFYIRLMQDIRYHIQKGDYDKFLLKAKASFNFRTDAID